CCACAACTGCTGCGGCAACCAAATTCAAGTTTCGGGAGAGTAAATCATGGGCAAAATTATCGGTATCGACCTGGGGACCACCAACTCGTGCGTCTCGGTCATGGAAAACGGCAAAGCCAAAGTCATTGAGAACGCAGAAGGCGCACGTACTACGCCTTCGATCATCGCTTACGCCAACGACGGCGAGATCCTTGTGGGTCAGTCGGCCAAGCGTCAGGCAGTGACTAACCCTCATAACACGCTGTACGCAGTAAAGCGTCTGATCGGTCGTAAATTCGACGAAGAAGTCGTACAGAAAGACATCAAGATGGTGCCTTACAAAATCGCCAAGGCTGATAACGGTGACGCCTGGGTTGAAGTGAACGGCAACAAAATGTCCGCGCCGCAGATCTCGGCTGAAGTCTTGAAAAAGATGAAGAAGACTGCCGAAGACTACCTGGGTGAAGCGGTCACCGAAGCGGTGATCACCGTTCCGGCTTACTTCAACGACAGCCAGCGCCAGGCAACCAAAGACGCCGGCCGCATCGCGGGCCTGGATGTAAAACGTATCATCAACGAACCGACTGCTGCGGCCCTGGCCTACGGTATGGACAAGGCCAAGGGCGATCACACTGTGATCGTTTATGACTTGGGCGGTGGTACTTTCGACGTTTCGGTGATCGAGATTGCTGAAGTCGACGGCGAACACCAGTTCGAAGTATTAGCTACCAACGGCGACACCTTCCTGGGTGGCGAGGACTTTGATATTCGTCTGATTGACTATCTCGTTGACGAATTCAAGAAAGAAACCAGCATGAACCTCAAGGGTGACCCGCTGGCCATGCAGCGTCTGAAGGAAGCGGCCGAGAAAGCCAAGATCGAGCTTTCGTCGAGCATGTCGACTGACGTCAACCTGCCGTACATCACTGCAGATGCCACCGGTCCTAAGCACTTGAACGTGAAGATTTCTCGCGCCAAGTTGGAAGCACTGGTTGAAGACCTGGTTCAGCGTACCATCGAGCCTTGCCGCATTGCACTGAAAGACGCCGGTATCGACGTTGGTTCCATCAACGACGTGATCCTGGTGGGCGGCCAGACCCGTATGCCGCTGGTTCAGCAGAAAGTTACTGAATTCTTCGGTAAAGAAGCGCGTAAAGATGTGAACCCGGACGAAGCAGTTGCCATGGGTGCTGCCATCCAGGGCGCGGTATTGGCCGGCGATGTAAAAGATGTGCTGCTGCTGGACGTCAGCCCGCTGACCCTGGGTATCGAAACCATGGGTGGCGTGATGACCGCGCTGATCGAGAAAAACACCACGATTCCTACCAAGAAATCCCAGGTGTTCTCGACTGCCGATGACAACCAGGGCGCTGTGACTATTCACGTGCTGCAAGGTGAGCGTAAGCAGGCTTCCCAGAACAAATCCCTGGGCAAGTTCGACCTGGCCGATATTCCACCAGCGCCACGTGGTGTGCCACAAATCGAAGTGACTTTCGACATCGACGCCAACGGCATCCTGCACGTAGGTGCGAAGGACAAAGCGACCGGCAAAGAGCAGAAGATCACCATCAAGGCCAACTCCGGTCTGTCTGATGAAGAAATTCAACAGATGATTCGTGATGCTGAAGCCAACGCTGATGCGGATGCCAAGTTCGCTGAACTGGCTGGCGCTCGTAACCAGGGCGATGCTTTGGTTCACTCGACCCGCAAAATGGTCGTGGACGCTGGTGAGAAGGTTACGGCTGAAGAGAAAGCTGCAATCGAGGCTGCCGTGGTTGCCCTGGAAGCCGCCGTCAAAGGCGACGACAAGGCCGCCATTGAAGCCAAGATTGAAGAGTTGTCGAAAGTCTCTGCGCCAGTGGCTCAGAAGATGTACGCAGAGCAGGCTCAGCCGGCGGACGGTGCTGCACAACAGGCAGAACCGGAAGCCAAGCATGACGACGTTGTCGATGCTGAGTTCGAAGAAGTCAAAGAAGACCAGAAGAAGTAACTTGGTCGCCCGGTTGACCGCTTTCAAGCGGTGACTGGTAGGATGTCGCCGCGCGGGAGCTTGCTCCCGCGTTGGCGTGTCTGGGGTATGCGAATTTTTACAGCATGCGACATCAGTCGGATGCTGGCGGTGTGATCGGGGATGCTCCTGCTTTCCGAGTATTGACCACCGCGTTTTTGGCCGGGTCCCTGGCTAAAAGCAGTAATGACCAGGATCGTTGAATTGACGTGAGTTGGGTCCGGGCCTGTATTGGGGCTCAACGAGTTTGGCAAGGCTCAGGAGGGTCTGGCTGGACGTCCTTAAGAGTGCAAAGACTTATGGCAAAGCGTGACTATTACGAAGTTTTGGGTGTGGAGCGTGGGGCCAGCGAGGCTGAGCTGAAAAAGGCTTACCGCCGCCTGGCGATGAAGCACCACCCGGACCGTAATCCGGATAACAAAGAATCCGAAGACATGTTCAAAGAGGCCAATGAGGCCTACGAATGCTTGTGTGATCCCAATAAGCGCGCGGCCTACGACCAGTACGGTCATGCCGGCGTCGACCCGAGCATGGGTGGCGGTGGTGCCGGTTTTGGTGGTCAGAATTTCTCTGATATTTTCGGTGACGTGTTCAGCGACTTCTTTGGTGGTGGTCGTGGTGGTCAGCGTGGCGGTGCCCAGCGTGGCAGTGATCTGCGTTACACGCTTGAGTTGAATCTGGAAGAGGCCGTGCGCGGCACCAGCGTCAACATTCGCGTGCCTACGCTGGTCAACTGCAAGCCGTGCGACGGCTCCGGTGCCAAGAAGGGGTCTTCGCCCATCACCTGCCCTACGTGTGGCGGTATTGGCCAGGTTCGGATGCAGCAAGGGTTCTTCTCGGTGCAGCAGACGTGCCCGCGTTGCCATGGACAGGGCAAGATCATTTCCGATCCGTGCGACGCCTGCCACGGCGAAGGCCGCGTCGAAGAGTACAAGACCTTGTCGGTCAAAGTGCCGGCCGGTGTGGATACCGGTGATCGCATTCGTCTGTCGGGCGAAGGTGAGGCAGGCGCGCAGGGTGGGCCTACTGGCGACTTGTACGTGGTGATCAGTGTGCGCGAGCACGCGATCTTCCAGCGTGACGGCAAGCATCTGTTCTGTGAGGTTCCAATCAGCTTTGTGGATGCGGCATTGGGTGGCGAGCTTGAGATTCCGACCCTTGATGGTCGCGTCAAGCTGAAGATTCCTGAAGGCACGCAGACCGGCAAGCAGTTCCGCATTCGTGGCAAGGGCGTGGCGCCGGTGCGCGGTGGTGGGGCGGGTGACTTGATGTGTCGCGTGGCGGTAGAAACACCGGTCAACCTGGGCCGCCGCCAGCGCGAGTTGCTCGAGGAATTCCGCAGCTCCCTGGAGGGCGATGACACCCATTCGCCGAAAACCACCGGTTTCTTCGAAGGCGTGAAGCGCTTCTTCGGCGACCTGTAAGGAAGTGAATATGCGACGTATAGCCGTAATGGGCGCTGCCGGGCGCATGGGCAAGACTTTGGTCGAAGCGGTGCAGTTGCGTTCACCGGCCTCCGGGCTGACGGCGGCGATCGTTCGCCCTGGCAGCACGTTGATCGGTGCGGATGCGGGAGAGCTGGCCTCCTTGGGGCGTATCGGCGTTTCGCTGTCGGGCAGCCTGGAGCAAGTGGCTGATGAGTTCGATGTGTTGATCGACTTCACGTTGCCTGAAGTGATGCTCAAGAACCTGGCGTTCTGCCGCAAGTCGGGCAAGGCCATGGTGATTGGTACCACGGGGCTGACTGCCGAGCAGAAGCAGTTGCTGGTGGAGGCGGGCAAGGATATTCCCGTGGTGTTTGCCGCCAACTTCAGCGTTGGCGTGAACCTGTCGCTCAAACTGTTGGACATGGCCGCGCGAGTGCTGGGCGATGAAGCGGATATCGAGATTATCGAGACCCACCATCGCCACAAGATCGATGCGCCTTCTGGTACGGCGCTGCGCATGGGGGAAGCCATTGCCGATGCGTTGGGTCGTGACCTGTCGAAGGTCGCGGTTTACGGTCGTGAGGGCCATACCGGTGCTCGGGCGCGCGACACCATTGGCTTTGCGACCGTGCGTGGTGGCGATGTGGTGGGTGACCATACGGTGTTATTCGCCACTGAGGGCGAGCGCCTTGAGATCACGCACAAGGCTTCCAGTCGCATGACATTCGCCAAGGGCGCCGTACGCGCTGCGCTTTGGCTGGAGGGGCGCGAGCCTGGCTTGTACGACATGCGTGACGTGCTGGATCTGCACTAATCAGTAGCTAAAACGGGTGCCCAGGATTATCCTGAGCCCCCGTTTTTAACCGCTAGGCGACGTCCTGTCGCATTCCCCTGCCTTTAAGGCTCTTTAGCGGTGGACCCAAAAAGCCTTTTTCTGTAAGCTACAGCTTTAGTGTGTCCACTAAAAGCGCGCAGAATAATTCAGTGAACAAGCGGGGTGACGTGTCCATACGTCACTCCGCTTTTTTACAACCTGCGATCGCCCCTTCAGGCTTTATCTACGGGAGGTCTTCTTGACTAAGCCAGCCATACTCGCCCTTGCTGATGGCAGCATTTTTCGCGGCGAAGCCATTGGAGCCGACGGTCAAACCGTTGGAGAGGTAGTGTTTAACACTGCCATGACCGGCTATCAGGAAATCCTTACCGATCCTTCCTACGCCCAACAGATCGTTACCCTGACTTATCCACACATCGGCAATACCGGTACTACCCCGGAAGATGTCGAGTCTGATCGTGTCTGGTCCGCGGGCCTGGTGATTCGTGATCTGCCGCTGGTCGCGAGCAACTGGCGTAACACGATGTCGCTGTCCGATTACTTGAAAGCCAACAATGTGGTGGCTATCGCCGGTATCGACACGCGTCGCCTGACACGCATCCTGCGTGAAAAAGGCTCGCAGAACGGCTGCATCCTCGCCGGTGAGAATATTTCTGAAGAGGCGGCGATTGCGGCCGCGCAAGGCTTTCCCGGCCTCAAAGGCATGGACCTGGCGAAGGTCGTCAGCACCAAGGACAAGTACGAGTGGCGCTCCACCGTCTGGGACCTGAAGACCGACAGCCACGAGACCATCGACGCCGCCGAGCTGCCTTACCACGTAGTGGCCTACGACTATGGCATCAAGTACAACATCCTGCGCATGCTGGTCGAGCGCGGCTGCCGGGTGACGGTTGTACCTGCACAAACGCCTGCCATCGATGTGCTGGCTCTGCAGCCGGACGGTGTGTTCCTGTCCAACGGCCCAGGTGATCCTGAGCCTTGCGACTACGCCATCCAGGCGATCAAGGACGTGCTGGAAACCGAGATCCCGGTATTCGGTATCTGCCTGGGCCACCAGCTGCTGGCTCTGGCCTCCGGTGCCAAAACCCTGAAAATGGGCCACGGCCACCACGGCGCCAACCACCCCGTGCAGGACCTGGACACCGGCGTGGTAATGATCACCAGCCAGAACCACGGTTTTGCGGTGGATGAAGCGACCTTGCCGGGCAACGTCCGTGCGATTCACAAGTCGCTGTTTGACGGTTCCCTGCAAGGCATCGAGCGCACCGACAAGAGCGCGTTCAGCTTCCAGGGCCACCCTGAAGCCAGCCCGGGCCCGAACGACGTAGCACCGCTGTTCGACCGTTTCATCAATGAGATGGCCAAGCGACGCTGACTGAGCGGCTTGCGGGTGGCCCCGAAAACCGGTGGCCCCCGCAGGCTCTCTAAAGATTGTCAAGACGGCTTGCCGACTGACCTGCGGATTTGAGTGACAAACCCATGCCAAAACGTACAGACATAAAAAGCATCCTGATTCTCGGCGCTGGCCCGATCGTGATCGGCCAGGCCTGCGAATTCGACTACTCCGGCGCCCAGGCGTGTAAAGCCCTGCGTGAGGAGGGTTACCGCGTCATCCTGGTGAACTCCAACCCGGCCACCATCATGACCGATCCGGCGATGGCCGACGCGACCTACATCGAGCCGATCAAATGGCAGACCGTTGCCAAGATCATCGAGAAAGAGCGTCCGGACGCGCTGCTGCCAACCATGGGCGGCCAGACCGCGCTGAACTGTGCTCTGGACCTGGAGCGCGAAGGCGTTCTGGAGAAGTTCGGCGTAGAAATGATCGGCGCCAATGCCGACACCATCGACAAGGCCGAAGACCGTTCGCGCTTCGACAAGGCTATGAAGTCCATCGGCCTGGCATGCCCGCGCTCCGGTATTGCCCACAGCATGGAAGAAGCCAGCGCGGTCCTCGAGACCCTGGGCTTCCCCTGCATCATCCGTCCGTCCTTCACCATGGGCGGCACCGGTGGCGGTATTGCCTACAACCGTGAAGAGTTCGAAGAGATCTGCGCCCGTGGGCTCGACCTGTCGCCGACCAAAGAGCTGCTGATCGACGAGTCCCTGATTGGCTGGAAAGAATACGAGATGGAGGTTGTCCGCGATAAAAAGGACAACTGCATCATCGTCTGCTCCATCGAAAACTTCGATCCGATGGGTGTGCACACCGGTGATTCGATCACCGTTGCTCCGGCGCAGACCCTGACCGACAAGGAATACCAGATCCTGCGTAACGCCTCCCTGGCGGTATTGCGTGAGATCGGTGTGGAAACCGGCGGTTCCAACGTTCAGTTCGGTATCTGCCCGAACACCGGCCGTATGGTCGTGATCGAAATGAACCCGCGTGTATCCCGTTCCTCGGCACTGGCGTCGAAGGCCACCGGCTTCCCTATCGCCAAGGTCGCGGCCAAGCTGGCGGTGGGCTACACCCTGGATGAACTGTCGAACGACATCACCGGCGGCAAAACCCCGGCGTCCTTCGAGCCTTCCATCGACTACGTCGTGACCAAGCTGCCGCGCTTTGCCTTTGAGAAGTTCGCCAAGGCGGATGCGCGCCTGACCACCCAGATGAAGTCGGTGGGTGAAGTGATGGCCATCGGCCGGACGTTCCAGGAATCTCTGCAGAAAGCCTTGCGAGGCCTGGAAGTCGGCGTTTGCGGTCTGGACGAGAAACTCGACCTGAGCAATCCGGAAAGCATGAGCGTGCTCAAGCGCGAACTGACCGTGCCGGGTGCCGAGCGTATCTGGTACGTGGCGGACGCGTTCCGTGCCGGCATGACTGTCGAAGACATCTTTGGCATGAACATGATCGATCCGTGGTTCCTGGTACAGATCGAAGATTTGATCAAGGAAGAAGAGAAGGTCAAGACCCTGGGCCTGGCCAGCATCGACCGCGACATGATGTTTCGCCTCAAGCGCAAGGGCTTCTCCGACCAGCGTCTGGCCAAGTTGCTGGGTGTGACCGAGAAGAACCTGCGTACTCATCGCCACAAGTTGGAAATCTTTCCGGTCTACAAGCGCGTCGACACCTGCGCGGCGGAGTTTTCCACCGACACCGCGTACCTGTACTCCACCTATGAGGAAGAGTGCGAAGCGGCGCCGTCGGGTCGCGACAAGATCATGATCCTGGGCGGCGGGCCAAACCGTATCGGCCAGGGTATCGAGTTTGACTACTGCTGCGTACACGCCGCCCTCGCTCTGCGCGAGGACGGGTACGAAACCATCATGGTCAACTGCAACCCGGAAACCGTTTCCACCGACTACGACACCTCCGATCGCCTGTATTTCGAGCCGGTGACCCTGGAAGACGTGCTGGAAATCGTGCGCGTCGAGAAGCCTAAAGGTGTGATCGTTCAGTACGGCGGCCAAACCCCGCTGAAACTGGCGCGCGCCCTCGAAGCGGCGGGTGTACCGATTATCGGCACCAGCCCGGACGCTATCGACCGTGCCGAAGACCGTGAGCGCTTCCAGCAAATGGTTGAGCGCCTGAACCTGCGTCAGCCGCCGAACGCCACTGTGCGCAGCGAAGATGAAGCGATTCGCGCAGCCAGCAAGATCGGCTACCCGCTGGTGGTGCGTCCGTCTTATGTGCTGGGCGGCCGTGCGATGGAAATCGTCTACGAAGAAGAAGAACTCAAGCGTTACCTGCGCGACGCGGTGAAAGTCTCCAATGACAGCCCGGTGCTGCTGGACCACTTCCTTAACTGCGCCATCGAGATGGACGTGGATGCGGTCTGCGACGGCACCGACGTGGTAATCGGCGCAATCATGCAGCATATCGAGCAGGCCGGCGTTCACTCCGGTGACTCCGCATGCTCGCTGCCGCCTTACTCGCTGCCGGCCCACATCCAGGACGAGATGCGCGAGCAGGTCAAGAAAATGGCCCTCGAACTGGGTGTGGTCGGCCTGATGAACGTGCAGTTGGCTTTGCAGGGCGAAGACATCTACGTCATCGAAGTCAACCCGCGCGCGTCGCGTACCGTGCCATTCGTTTCCAAGTGCATCGGCGTGTCGCTGGCCATGATCGCTGCGCGTGTGATGGCTGGTAAGACCCTGAAGGAAATCGGCTTCACCAAGGAAATCATCCCGAACTTCTACAGTGTGAAAGAGGCGGTGTTCCCGTTCGCCAAATTCCCTGGCGTGGACCCGATCCTGGGCCCGGAAATGAAGTCCACTGGTGAAGTGATGGGCGTGGGCGATACCTTCGGTGAGGCTTTTGCCAAGGCGCAGATGGGCGCCAGCGAAGTGCTGCCGACCGGCGGTACGGCGTTCATCAGCGTGCGCGATGACGACAAGCCACTGGTTGCAGGTGTGGCCCGTGATCTGATCAACTTGGGTTTCGAAGTCGTGGCCACCGCCGGGACCGCCAAGCTGATCGAGGCTGCCGGCCTGAAAGTGCGTCGCGTGAACAAGGTAACGGAAGGTCGTCCGCACGTGGTCGACATGATCAAGAATGACGAAGTCACTTTGATCATCAACACCACCGAAGGTCGTCAATCGATCGCGGATTCCTACTCCATTCGTCGTAACGCCTTGCAGCACAAGATTTACTGCACCACCACCATTGCTGCTGGCGAAGCTATCTGCGAAGCGCTCAAGTTCGGTCCGGAAAAGACCGTGCGTCGCTTGCAGGATCTACACGCAGGATTGAAGGCATGAGCATTACCAAATACCCAATGACCGTCCAGGGTGCCAAGGCCCTGGAAGAGGAGCACGCCCACCTGACCAAGGTCGTACGTCCAAAGCTGAGCCAGGACATCGGTACGGCCCGCGAGCTGGGTGACTTGAAGGAAAACGCCGAATACCATGCTGCTCGCGAGCAGCAAGGTATGGTCGAGGCGCGGATCCGCGATATCGAAGGCCGCATGCAGAATGCTGTGATCATCGATGTGACCACTATTGCGCACACCGGCAAGGTGATTTTCGGTACGACCGTTGAAATTGCCAACGTCGAGACTGATGAGAGCGTGACTTACCACATCGTGGGTGAGGATGAAGCTGACATCAAGCAAGGCAAGATCTCTGTCGGCTCGCCGATCGCACGCGCCTTGATCGCCAAGGAAGAAGGCGACGTGGTCGCCGTGAAAACACCAAGCGGTGTGATCGAGTACGAGATTGTTGAAGTTCGTCACGTCTGAAAGACGGCGCCCGCTCCAGGCGGGCGCAATGCTCTGGCAGCTCACCCAGATGCTCTGGGTGGGTGGCTTGTGGCTGTTGCACCTTGGCGTTTTGCCGGCGTTGGGCCTGATTGGGCTGGCGCCGTTGCTGATCGATGAGCTCGATGGATTACTGAGTGCGTTGCTGGTGGGTTTTGCGGCGGCGTGCGTGATACTTCAAGTGTTGGTGCTGGTAAGGACCGAGGGCTTGGAGAGTCTGTGGCGGGATATTCGTGGGCAATTACTGTTGATGGCGCTGTATGGCTGTTCGATGTATTTCGTCGTGCATGTCTGGCTGCCGCAAGCGTTGCGCTGGCAACTATTCAGCTATCTTGTGCTAGGGTTCTCAGGCCTCGTGCTGGTGATACAGCCGGCACCGGGTTGGAGTGGCAGGGCGCGCGAAGCACGCCCTTGACCCTTGCTATCATTTGAAGCGGTGAACATTCGACAGTTGCTTGTTGACGCTGAAGTTCTTGCGATACAGCAGCGCCATCTTGCCGATAACCTGAACCAGGTCCGCTTTGCCCACCTTGCACAGTTCTGCAATGGCGGCCAGGCGTGCTTCGCGGTCAAGGATATTAACCTTGATCTTAATCAGCTCGTGATCGTTGAGTGCGCGTTCGAATTCGGCTAACACACCCTCAGTCAAACCGTTGTCTGCCACAATCAGAACTGGTTTCAGATGGTGGCCAATGGATTTGTATTGTTTCTTCTGCTCTTGAGTGAGCGGCATAATCTGACCCCTGCGTCTGATCTTGTAAAAAGCGGCGGCCAGTTTACCCGAGCGAGTCCGGGACCGCCCAGTTAATCACGACCCGTTTTATTTTCGAGGTGCCCAGTGGCCCGTTCCAAAACCAGCCTTAAGTGGCTACAAGAGCATTTCAACGACCCTTACGTCAAAAAGGCGCAGAAGGACGGCTACCGCTCCCGGGCCAGCTACAAGCTGCTGGAGTTGCAGGACAAGGACAAACTATTCCGCCCCGGCATGAGTGTGATCGACCTCGGAGCGGCGCCTGGCGGCTGGTCACAGGTTGCCAGTCGTCTGATTGGTGGGCAGGGGCGGTTGATCGCTTCCGACATTCTGGAGATGGACAGCATTCCGGATGTAACCTTTGTACATGGGGATTTCACTCAGGATGCGGTACTGGCCGAGATTCTTGAAGCCGTGGGAAATTCGCAGGTAGACCTTGTGATTTCCGACATGGCCCCCAATATGAGTGGATTACCGGCTGTTGATATGCCGCGCGCCATGTTCCTGTGCGAATTGGCGCTGGATCTGGCGGGCCGGGTATTGCGTCCGGGGGGTGATTTCCTGGTCAAGGTCTTCCAGGGGGAAGGTTTCGACGAGTATCACAAGAACATCCGTAAGCTATTCGACAAGGTTCAGATGCGCAAACCGGACTCTTCCCGGGATCGGTCCCGCGAGCAATACCTGTTGGCGCGTGGGTTCCGTGGCATTGAAGGCGCTGCCAGCGATGAGCGTCTTTAAAGGTTTGAAGGGAGTCGATAGGTTTTTTTATATCGCTTTCGTCATGAAGCTTTACGAATATTGTGTAGTCAAAGTTTCACAAAGGGTTACAGACGGCGCCTGCCAGAGTTGTAGGTAATGTAGTAAGTTAGGCCGGTGAATATCATGCGAAGCGCGCGCCAGCAGCGGAGCTTGCTTCAGAGGGTAGTTAATTGAACGATATGGCAAAGAATCTGATCCTGTGGTTGATCATCGCGGCTGTCCTTGTGACGGTGATGAACAACTTCTCCAGCCCTAACGAGCCGCAGACCCTCAACTATTCCGACTTCATCCAGCAAGTCAAGGATGGCAAGGTTGAGCGCGTAGCGGTAGATGGCTATGTGATCACCGGCAAGCGTAACGATGGCGACAGCTTCAAGACCATTCGTCCGGCAATTCAGGATAACGGTCTGATCGGCGATCTGGTCGATAACCACGTGGTGGTTGAAGGCAAGCAGCCTGAACAGCAGAGCATCTGGACCCAGCTTCTGGTGGCCAGTTTCCCTATTCTTGTGATCATTGCAGTCTTCATGTTCTTCATGCGCCAGATGCAGGGCGGCGCGGGGGGCAAGGGCGGACCGATGAGTTTCGGTAAGAGCAAGGCACGCCTGCTGTCCGAGGATCAGGTGAAAACCACGCTGGCTGATGTTGCCGGCTGCGATGAGGCCAAAGAAGAAGTCGGTGAGCTGGTCGAATTCCTGCGCGATCCGGGCAAATTCCAGCGTCTTGGCGGTCGTATTCCGCGCGGCGTGCTGATGGTCGGCCCTCCGGGTACGGGTAAAACCTTGCTGGCCAAGGCAATTGCCGGTGAAGCCAAGGTGCCGTTTTTTACCATTTCCGGTTCTGACTTCGTCGAGATGTTCGTCGGTGTCGGTGCCAGCCGTGTTCGCGATATGTTCGAGCAGGCCAAGAAACATGCGCCGTGCATTATCTTCATCGATGAAATCGACGCTGTTGGTCGTCATCGTGGTGCTGGCATGGGCGGTGGTCATGATGAACGCGAACAGACGCTCAACCAGCTGCTGGTAGAGATGGACGGCTTCGAGATGAATGACGGCATCATCGTCATCGCCGCGACCAACCGTCCTGACGTGCTTGACCCGGCCTTGCTGCGTCCAGGCCGTTTTGACCGCCAGGTGGTGGTTGGCTTGCCTGATATTCGCGGGCGCGAACAGATTCTGAAAGTGCACATGCGTAAAGTGCCGATGGGTGACGATGTGGCTCCGG
The sequence above is drawn from the Pseudomonas quebecensis genome and encodes:
- the rlmE gene encoding 23S rRNA (uridine(2552)-2'-O)-methyltransferase RlmE; translated protein: MARSKTSLKWLQEHFNDPYVKKAQKDGYRSRASYKLLELQDKDKLFRPGMSVIDLGAAPGGWSQVASRLIGGQGRLIASDILEMDSIPDVTFVHGDFTQDAVLAEILEAVGNSQVDLVISDMAPNMSGLPAVDMPRAMFLCELALDLAGRVLRPGGDFLVKVFQGEGFDEYHKNIRKLFDKVQMRKPDSSRDRSREQYLLARGFRGIEGAASDERL
- the ftsH gene encoding ATP-dependent zinc metalloprotease FtsH yields the protein MAKNLILWLIIAAVLVTVMNNFSSPNEPQTLNYSDFIQQVKDGKVERVAVDGYVITGKRNDGDSFKTIRPAIQDNGLIGDLVDNHVVVEGKQPEQQSIWTQLLVASFPILVIIAVFMFFMRQMQGGAGGKGGPMSFGKSKARLLSEDQVKTTLADVAGCDEAKEEVGELVEFLRDPGKFQRLGGRIPRGVLMVGPPGTGKTLLAKAIAGEAKVPFFTISGSDFVEMFVGVGASRVRDMFEQAKKHAPCIIFIDEIDAVGRHRGAGMGGGHDEREQTLNQLLVEMDGFEMNDGIIVIAATNRPDVLDPALLRPGRFDRQVVVGLPDIRGREQILKVHMRKVPMGDDVAPAVIARGTPGFSGADLANLVNEASLFAARTGKRIVEMKEFELAKDKIMMGAERKSMVMSEKEKQNTAYHEAGHAIVGRVVPEHDPVYKVSIIPRGRALGVTMFLPEEDRYSLSKRALISQICSLYGGRIAEEMTLGFDGVTTGASNDIMRASQIARNMVTKWGLSEKLGPLMYAEEDGEVFLGRGGGGQSASFSGETAKLIDSEVRSIIDQCYGTAKQILTDNRDKLDAMADALMKYETIDADQIDDIMAGRPPREPRDWEGGSGTSGTPPVVQNERPETPIGGPAAEH